A stretch of the Pan troglodytes isolate AG18354 chromosome 20, NHGRI_mPanTro3-v2.0_pri, whole genome shotgun sequence genome encodes the following:
- the HRC gene encoding sarcoplasmic reticulum histidine-rich calcium-binding protein, translating into MGHHRPWLHTSVLWAGVASLLLPPAMTQQLRGDGLGFRNWNNNTGVAGLSEEASAELRHHLHSPRDHPDENKDVSTENGRHFWSHPDREKEDEDVSKEYGHLLPGHRSQDHKVRDEDVSGEEVFAEHGGQARGHRGHGSEDTEDSAEHRHHLPSHRSHSHQDEDEDEVVSGEHHHHILRHGHRGHDGEDDEGQEEEEEEEEEVSTEYGHQAHRHRGHGSEEDEDVSDGHHHHGPSHRHQGHEEDDNDDDDDDDDDDDVSIEYRHQAHRHQGHGIEEDEDVSDGHHHRDPSHRHRSHEEDDDDDDVSTDYGHQAHRHGGRRKEEDEDVSDEHHHHSPSHRHRGHKEEDDDDDDDDVSTEYGHQAHRHQDHRKEEVEAVSGEHHHHVPDHRHQGHRDEEKDEDVSTERWHQGPQHVHHGLVDEEEEEEEITVQFSHYVASHQPRGHKSDEEDFQDEYKTEVPHHHHHRVPREEDEEVSAELGHQAPSHRQSHQDEETGHGQRGSIKEMSHHPPGHTVVKDRSHLRKDDSEEEKEKEEDPGSHEEDDESSEQGEKGTHHGSRDQEDEEDEEEGHGLSLNQEEEEEEDKEEEEEEEDEERREERAEVGAPLSPDHSEEEEEEEEGLEEDEPRFTIIPNPLDRREEAGGASSEEESGEDTGPQDAQEYGNYQPGSLCGYCSFCNRCTECESCHCDEENMGEHCDQCQHCQFCYLCPLVCETVCAPGSYVDYFSSSLYQALADMLETPEP; encoded by the exons TCCTCCCCCCGGCCATGACCCAGCAGCTCAGAGGGGATGGGCTGGGCTTCAGAAACTGGAACAACAACACTGGAGTCGCCGGGCTCTCCGAGGAGGCATCAGCAGAGCTTCGCCACCACCTCCACAGCCCTAGAGACCATCCAGATGAGAACAAGGATGTTTCCACAGAGAATGGGCGTCATTTCTGGAGCCACCCAGACCGTGAAAAGGAGGATGAAGATGTCTCCAAGGAATATGGGCACCTACTCCCAGGCCACAGGTCCCAAGACCACAAAGTCAGAGATGAGGATGTCTCAGGTGAGGAGGTCTTTGCAGAGCATGGTGGGCAGGCCCGTGGGCACAGAGGCCATGGGAGTGAAGACACGGAAGACTCAGCTGAGCACAGGCACCACCTCCCCAGCCACAGGAGCCACAGCCATCAAGACGAGGATGAGGATGAAGTTGTGTCCGGTGAGCATCACCATCATATCCTCAGGCATGGACACCGAGGCCATGATGGGGAAGATGATGAAGgacaagaggaggaggaggaggaggaagaggaggtctCCACTGAGTATGGACACCAGGCCCACAGGCACCGAGGCCATGGGAGTGAAGAGGATGAGGATGTCTCAGATGGACACCATCATCATGGCCCCAGCCACAGGCACCAAGGCCATGAAgaagatgacaatgatgatgacgatgatgatgatgatgatgatgatgtctcCATTGAATATAGACACCAGGCTCACAGGCACCAAGGCCACGGGATTGAAGAGGATGAAGATGTCTCAGATGGACACCATCATCGCGACCCCAGCCACAGGCACCGAAGCCATGAAGaagatgacgatgatgatgatgtctCCACTGACTATGGACACCAGGCCCACAGGCACGGAGGTCGCAGAAAGGAAGAGGATGAGGATGTCTCCGATGAACACCACCATCACAGCCCCAGCCACAGGCACCGAGGCCACaaagaagaagatgatgatgatgatgatgatgatgtctcCACTGAGTATGGACACCAGGCCCACAGGCACCAAGACCACAGAAAGGAAGAGGTTGAGGCTGTCTCAGGTGAACACCACCATCATGTCCCTGACCACAGGCACCAAGGCCACAGAGACGAGGAAAAAGATGAGGATGTGTCCACTGAACGTTGGCACCAGGGTCCCCAACATGTCCACCATGGCCTTGTagatgaggaagaagaagaagaggagatcACAGTCCAGTTCAGCCACTATGTTGCAAGCCACCAACCTCGAGGCCACAAGAGTGATGAAGAGGACTTCCAAGATGAGTATAAAACAGAAGTccctcaccatcaccaccacagaGTCCCCAGGGAGGAAGATGAGGAGGTCTCTGCTGAGCTTGGCCACCAGGCCCCCAGCCACAGGCAAAGCCACCAAGATGAAGAAACTGGCCATGGTCAAAGAGGGTCCATCAAAGAGATGAGCCATCACCCCCCAGGACACACAGTGGTCAAGGATAGAAGCCATTTGAGGAAGGATGATtctgaggaggaaaaggagaaggaagaggaccCCGGCTCCCATGAGGAAGACGATGAAAGTTCAGAGCAGGGAGAGAAAGGCACCCATCATGGCAGCCGGGACCAGGAAgatgaggaggatgaggaggaaggtCATGGCCTCAGCCTGAaccaggaggaggaagaagaggaagacaaggaggaggaggaggaggaagaagacgaggagaggagggaagagagggctGAGGTTGGGGCCCCACTGAGCCCAGACCACAgcgaggaggaagaggaggaggaggaggggctagAGGAAGATGAGCCCCGCTTCACCATCATCCCCAACCCACTGGACAggagagaggaggctggaggTGCCTCCAGCGAGGAGGAAAGCGGCGAGGACACAG GTCCACAGGATGCTCAGGAGTATGGGAACTACCAGCCAGGGTCCCTGTGTGGCTACTGCTCCTTCTGCAAT CGATGCACTGAATGTGAGAGCTGTCACTGTGATGAGGAGAACATGGGTGAGCACTGCGACCAGTGCCAG CACTGTCAGTTCTGCTATCTCTGCCCGCTGGTCTGCGAAACGGTCTGCGCTCCAG GAAGCTACGTTGACTATTTCTCCTCGTCCCTTTATCA GGCCCTGGCAGACATGCTGGAAACGCCGGAACCCTGA